The uncultured Mailhella sp. genome segment CCTCGCCCGTATGGGGATTGCAGGTGCTGCCGCCGGCAAGAAAGAGTCGAATGTTCTCCGGCGATGCCTGCATAAGAGATAAAAACGCCTTCACCAGCAGCTTTTGATTCTTGCGTCCTTCAAAACGAGTTACAAGAGTAATATTAAAAGAATCATTATAATGATATAAATCATATTTTCCAGCAAGTTCCTTCTGCAGCTCACTTTTATTTTTTATTTTTGTCATAAACGGATTCATGAAAAAAAGAACTTTGTCTTTAAGCCGATATTGCTTTTTAACATATTTCCCAAGGAATTTTGAAGGAGCAATGCATACGTCGCTTGTCTCCATCTGTATTTTTTCCCAGGCAACATTCTGCATAAGACTTGACGATGCATATTCATACGGCAACCCTGAAGACCATTCATAACATTCCCTTGAGGCCGTATGATTGTTCGTGACAAGCAGAGTATTTTTAAAAGTATCCTGCCCCGATGCCTTGTTCATGGTACAGTTCATGCCAAGAGCGGCATATTCTGCAAATTCTATATATTGAGGCTGTATGTCGGCGCATATGGAAAAAACTTTTCCTCTCTGTTCGGAAATATTTCCGCTTATATGATGCATAGCAAAATTTTTAAATCTCAAAAGATCACATGCTTCATCTACGGTCGGAGATATGACATGAACATTTATATTCGTATTTTCTACTAAGTATTTACATATATTATATAAATATGACGCTATTCCTCCATGTCCCTTATACAGGCCGAATTCATGCGCCACAAAGACGACGTCTCTGGCGTCCACGTCTCTCCTGAATACGGAAGGATTGCAGCTGACGGAGGCGGCGACAAGCTCGACAATATCCTTATCGTCGTCCTTTATGCGAGGAACGACGCCGTGCGGCGGTTCACCGGACGCAGGAGAGCACGGAAGTCCGCAGGCGCTCATGAACGCGGCAAAATTATCATAGCGGGCCGCAAAGCCGGCATTGAACGCCGTGTAGTCGGTCTGTTCGTAGAGCTCATAGAGATCTTCGGGGTTACGGTCGAAGGTTCTGGCAGGAATGGAGAAGAACTCGCCAAGTTCCCTGACTCGCGAGTCCAGCGCATCCAGATACGCTGGAATGCCGGCCAGTATGGGGAGAATATTGCCATGAATTCTGCATCCGAAGGAAAAGTTGATCTTCCTGCGCTTCAAATCTTCGAACCATGCAGGAATGTCGCCATACAGGGCTATTCTGTCTTGTCTGTACATGGAGAGCCAGAGCTCCGAGGGATCGGACAGATATTGAAGCTCTTTCCAGGTCAGCTTGTCGGGAGCGTACAGCAGGCGATAGAATTCTTCCTGACAGACGAAATAGGAGCCCGGATATTCCCGGAAATGCCGGTGGAACGCCCTGTCGTTCCATGCTCGAAATCCGTTCACGGCGACTCTGAGCTCCTCTCTGGCGAGCTTCGGCTTTTCCATGCGCAGGCCTCTGCCCCTGAGAAAGATGGAAGGACAGCCGATGACCGTGTAATCAGAGTCTTGGAAGCCCAGCGCCCGCACGACGCTTTCAGTGAAATAGCCTCTGAGCCCCAGCGTTCCTCCGGTATTCAGAATGCTCCTGACGAAGGCTGTGGCCTGATCTCGAATTTCATCAACAAAACCGAGGGAAAAGGAGGCGTCGGACTGCGCTCCGGCACCTATGGCGTATACCGGGATGCGAAGCTTTTCTATGTTGTCGCGCCAGAATGTGAGTCCGGCATCAACAGCATAGTTGGCAAATACATTGGCCGGAGAAAAAACCATGGCATCGTATTCTGCGCTGATGGCATCTGCTCTTGCCCGAAAAGCGGAAAAATCCGCAAAAAAATCCGTATCTATATCTACCTGGCAGTCTTCTCCCCGGAGCAGATTCTGCAGCGTGTACTGGAATACGTTGTTTCCGCTGTTTCCGCCAAGCATCAGCATGGCGTCATCGGGATCAACGGAATAGTCAAATGTTTTACTCTGGTCTCTGTTCAGGCAGAGAAGTATTCGCTTGTGCATATATGCTCCTGTTACTTGAGAACATATTTATCGTTGGGCACCCCTGGAATTTTCACCACAACGTTTACAGTGCCGTTTTCAAGACATTCAAAGTCTGTGGATTCACACGGTTCCATAACAATGATATCATTTTTTCCGTATTCCTTGCCGTTCATCTTCACTTTGCCAGATATTATAACGGTATATTCGGTAGCAATTCTGTGATAATGAGCTGCCTCACAATCGCCTTTCTGGTAAGTTTTAACTGCAATTTCAACATCCTGTGTCCTTAGAAGACTGGGGCGGAAGTCACCTATGAACCATCCTTTCGTCATGTCGCTGAGTTTTGCGATCTTCATGTCATCCCATCAAAAAAAGATAATTCTGTATAAAAAAATTACTGTACGGAATAAAACAACTGCAATGTAATACAATATGCCTAAAGACTGTCCCAGGACTTCAAATATTCTATTTTTATGTCTTCTTATACGAAAAACATGAAACTTTATATTATCAAGAGCATCTTCTATTCCCAACAGTTCACGCCATACAAGTTTTCTCGAAACAGGATAAAAGCAGTCACAATATTTTTTATAAAAAATGAGAAAATTACGATATGACTGCACTTTTGAATCGCTGTATATTGAGGGATATTTTGCACAGGAAATAGTAAACTGTTTTCCATAATCGAGAATAACGAAATTATTCAAAAGAATGTGCTGAGAGCGCAGCGCCAGATCTTCACTGTAATCTCTCTGACTCCGTATCCCGGCAGGAACGCCGAGCTTTGCCATGCAGGCAATGAGAAAATATTGCTCGGGGAAAAATCTCGTCCATGTGCCATCCGGATATTCCCTGCAAAAATATTGTGAAAAGTCCGGTTCCTTTACCGGAGGAACATCCCAGAGAAGGAGCATGTCCTCCTTCAGACCAAAACTCGTCCAGTCTGAAGGGTGGTAGAGATACGCCTGCTTTTTCCAGAAAGGCGGGCGCGTATAGAAAGAGCAGACAAGCAGGCGTCTGGAAAACAGAGAGAACGCTTTTTCCCGTTGGGGAAAGCGCGTCCAGAAGTCCAGAAAGCCGCTGCCGGTGAGCCTGGTGTCGGACCGAAGTTTAAGAACGAACTTACGGGTAGCTCTTCGTATGCCTTCGCGGGTCGATACGAGCTGGCGGTTCAGATTCTGCACTATCCCGCTTCGCGTGCATATGCATCCGCCGGGATCATCGTTCAAAATAACGACGTCGGCATCCAGCCCGTCGACATCGGCCCCTTTCCAGGTGGAAAGAATAAGCTCAGACGCAGGCAGAAAACGTCGGACGGAACGCAGGACCTCCGGCGTATGAGCGGAAAGAGCTCCTTGGATAACGACAGAAATATCCTTATCCAGAGGTCGCTGTGCCATTATACGCTCTCCAGTGCATTTTCCAGCTTTTTCAAATAGCTTGCGAGTTGCATTTCCGTCTTCATGGGATGGAAAAACTGGTTGTCAATATGATGAACAGTTATCTTTTTTTGCTTCAAAATCATTTCATTCAAAGTCTGACTGATATAAAATTTATCATTAATGGCATTATCTTTACGTATAACATCTTTGGCACAAGCTACAAAATCACTGCCTTTCGAAAAATAATAGATACTTGCCAAGGCATTCCTGCTGATCGGCTTTTTCTCTGAAAATTCACAAACTGTTCCATTCTCATCTGTTTTTACAAAGGAGTAGCGTGGATGGACGGAACGAAATGTCACAATTCCGGCATCACACTGCTGTTCACGAAAATTCTGCAGAATTTCTCGCAGCGGCTGATCAACACAGTCGTCAACAGAACAAAGAACAAGTTCCTCGTTGTTGTCGATATAGGAGCAGGCAAGCAACGCTGAGCAGATGGCTCCTTTCGTCTGCCCGCACATAGGCACTATGACGGCGTTGTCTGTCAGCGCTCTGGCGATGAAATCCACATGATACTGTTCTATGTCATGCTTTCTGACGCAGAAGATGACATGTTCCGGAGCTGCGTCCTGAACGTAATTTATTTGATTTTCCAGAATCAGATGATTATGAACTTCCGCCATATAAATAGGGTAGTCGCTGCCTGGCCGGGAATCATTTTTCCCCCCCATGAGAAAGACGATGTTCATGATGCCCCCTCCTCCACTTCATGAATTCTTGTCATGATGTTCTCATACGTGACGTCGTCAACGGTTTTCACAGGAAGAACATATCCGCCGGAATCTATCGCCGCTCTGATGCCGTTTTCGTTGTCTTCAACTATGACACACTCTTCAGGGCGTACCCCCAGACGCTCCATAGCTGTCAGATAAATTTCAGGAGAAGGCTTTGCGTGTCTGACGTCCTGATTGCTGAGAATAAGATCGAAGTACTGAATAAGCTTGGCCTTTTCCATCATGAGACGCACCGTCTGCCGTATGGAATTGGAACCGACAGCCAGCTTGTATCCTTCCGCCTTCAGCCTGGAGAGGGCATATTCATGATTGAAACGGGGCTTGCAGAATCTGTGGATAAGCCCGATGGTATATTGCTGCTTCATTTCGTTGATGAAGCCATGCAAAGATTCCGGCAATCCTTTCTCAACGGTAAGTTTATTGAGCTTTACTCTTGTAGGCAGTCCATCATAGCTTGTGAGGTGCTCAAATCTGTTTATTTCATACCCGAAAATTCCGAGAGCCTGATTAAGAGCCTCATAGTGCCATTCTTTAGCCTCGATAAGAACACCGTCCATATCAAAAAGCACAGCTTTTATTTTCATGCAAAGAACTCCCTGGCCTTGTCAGGCATATCCGTGCAGAGCATGAGCCTGCCGTCTCGAAGACCTCGGCACGAGCGTATGACTTCCCAGTGCGCAAACGGATTTCGTTTATGCAGGTCAGGAGAAACAATGCATATCTGTTTGCCGCTCTCCAGCAGACCATCGATAAGATCAGCTCCGTACCATTCGGAAAAAAAAGCATCCAGCCATATGCCACAGCACTTATCAAGGAGCACCGGGGCAGGCACGATATCGCTGAGGCCAGTGAAGACATTCGCCCCATATGTCGTCTGAACAACAAGATCAGGAATCGACATGTCGAAAGTAAAATAGCATGTCTGCCGATACTTGTTCAGCATCTCCAGAAGCGGTTCGACAAGTCCATCGGCCTTGATGTTGATGGCCAGGGGAAGATTGCGTCCATCCATGATTTTCAAAACGTCCTCGAACAGCATCTCATCACCGGAGGGCATGTCATGAGAAACAACAAGCGTACCACAAAGGTCTCGAACATCGGTTTCCGTGCCGAATCCAGCAGAAAAAGAGCGTTGAAAGGCCGCTGCGCTGTTTCTTTCCGCAAGAGTATTCCACCAGCCGCGATGAGAAAGTATGTTCATCTTATGACCTTCCGTGAGATGGGGTGCGAAATAAAAAATTCGAGGTCTTCAGGAATGCCAAGTCCGTACATGCCGGAATACTCTCTGCCCACAGGATATATGCCTATACGTTTTCCTTCCTTGATAAGATAATTATAGCATGGACAAGTATAGAACTCTCCATTAATGCGAACATTGTCTGCAATCATTTTTTCTGCAGCACGCACCATGTCGTATCCATGCGAAAAGTTGAATATTCCTACTGTAGCATCTTCGGAGATAACCTTTTTTTCAGCAGTTTCCACAACCAGTCCTCTTTCATCGGTACGGGCATATGACCATTTGGGATCTGTTGATTTCATGGTCATAATCATGCCATCAAGATTTCGGGACTGCATGGCGTCAAGATATTCATTGATGTCGATATCAATGTACTGATCGGTATTGGCACTCATCAGTGGATCTTCGTCATTGAAAAAGGCTCGCGCGCACAGTGCCGTGCAAACCTGTCCCTCCGTGATGCCGTCGACGGCAATGATCACGGGGTTTCTTGTGTAGGAACGAAGTCTGCGTTCAACATCATATGTTTCCAGATGCTTTTTCTGGCAGATGAAGATGAATCGGTGATCACAGCGTGGGGTAAGATTGTCTATCACCACCTTAATCATGGGAACTCCATGAATAGGAATAAAAGGCTTAGGAATGGTATACCCGGCCTTTGAGAACCTGCTCCCTCTGCCTGCCATAGGAAGTACGATATTCAGCATACCTTCTCCTGATAATATGTACCATTATACTTTTATAAAAATGAAACCCACGTCATAATTACGATGCAAAAATAAAAAAGCTATCTGTATTATTTATAAAATTTTATTATTAATAAATCATTAAATTTATTTTAAAGCATACTTTCGTATATACCATGTATAAATCTACGTTTATAACTTACAACAGTTTATAAAAACTTATTTCTTTTGGACACTCATAAAATCAAACTCTGCAAACCCGAGTTGCAGCTCATGAAGGCGAAATTCCGTTTTCCTCCGGCATTGGCGCAGGAGATTCCAGGCATAAAAAACAGACGTGAGAGGATTCCCGACGACGAGGCAAGAGCCGCGGCGCGTCTTTGCGCCGGGGAAGACGACGAACAACTCCGGCAGCTTCCTGACTCAGCGGAATGAATCCGTTCCGGCCGGCATGGACCGTTCTCGCGGCAGGAGCGGCGCGTCGCAGATGCACCTCCTGCCGGCGGGCATGGAGAATTTCCGACTTGCCGGCTCCGGCCGGCAGCAGATGAACGGCCTGCGCGCCGGGACGGCCGGCATATTCTTCCAGCAGACAAATCAACTTCAATGCCTCTTCGTGTGTAAGCATTCCGGTGTTTTTTGCGGCGCATTTCTGCGCACGACCATATGGTGGAACGCCGTGCTGCTGAGCGCGCCCGTGCGCACGGCAAAGTCCACAATATGCTTTGTCGGCCAGCACGAACGACGGCGCGAACTGGGTGACAGTCCGTTGTTTTAAAGCATAAAGCCATGCACCAAGCGTTTTTTCAGGTACTTCTGTTATAAAGACAGCCTCCAAGATACGGCAGTATATGCCTGGTCAGATATTGTTCGTCCGTCTTCCAGCTCCGCTTATATTTTTGTACGCAGGGAAGATATTTCCTTTTGACGAAGTTATCGAACAGACACAGTTGATTGATATCATTCCCGTCAGTCACGACAATGATATTTTTCCTGCCTGTCATGCGCGATTCCTCAACCGGGCATCCCAGACGTGTGCCTTCTGACTGCTAGAGACCGAATCAGCATCGACGTTGCTTCGTTGCCGGAATTTTCGGATGTTCCCAGCTGCAGGACCGAACAAAACTGACATCATCAGGATTGTAAAAAAGCGCCTCAGATCATGCGTGGGACGGAAAGTCAGCAAAAACAAACGATATGTTGAACGCTGCTCTGCAAAGGACACAAACGGACGCCTCACATCGTCCATCCTCGGATTGCCCCAAAACGCCCGGCATGAACGAAAGCCGCTGCCGCTCTGTACGACGCGAAGAGGAAGGAAAAGAAATCGTAATCGCAGGGAAAACGCCGGAAAAAGACAACGCGCGGGGGAAGAAAGGCGGCAACCGGCGTCAGATGAGGCCTGCGGCAACAAAAATGACGAAAAACAGGCCTGTCTTGTCCCGCCACCGGCAAGGAAAAACGCAGCTTACAAGACAGCTCGCCGTTTTGCAGAGAGGCCGATGGAAACATGACGATGCCGACCAATAATTATTTGACAGTAAAAACAGTTCCAGCGGATTGGCATCATCGAAAAATCAGGGAGACGGCAGGGAGAACATTCGTGATCAAGTCAGGCCCCTGGAAAACGGGTGGATTGCCCGGCTCCGCAAGGGCCTGTCACCTGCTCGCGCATTAAGGGCGCCTGCCTGAACTTCTCAGGCCCCCTCGCCGGCTTGAGCCGTCATGTCGGCTCAAGCCGGGCTGCCGTGTGCCGAGCCGCACGGCGCGAGAAACGTGCCGTGCGCATGACAATACTCTGGAATCCCGCATGTCGCCCTTCATGACGCACATGCCGAAACAATAGTTCCCACAGCCCGGCCGCTCTGAACGCGCGCGTATGCTGCGCCATGTCGAATCAGCGAGGCGTCGAGGTCATCTTTGCCCCTCGTTTTCCTTCAGATTTTCTTTTCAAACGTTGCGGCGCGCCGTTGAAAACAGCACAGCCTTTACGCGGAGCAGAAACGAGACTCCGGCGAATTTCTCCTTCCATGTCGCCGGCAAGCGCTCCTCCACCATTCACCGCACAGCACTCCTTTCCGCTGTTTCACGTTTTGAAAAAATTTTTTCAGACCATGGTGAAATCTGCCCGAAAAACAAAACTACTCAAAGTAAGACAAACTTTTCAAACCGGCTCGCGAAGGGCCGCTTTTTGGAGACAACCATGTTTCCCCCCATTTTTCATCTGCCCGACATACTCCGCACCCCGCCCATTCCTCGCCGTCTGCCCGGCGACCCCATCATAATCATGCGGATTCTTCGTCTGCTTTGCCGCTGAACCCTTTCACATCAGGAGAACACTCATGAAAAAAGCCCGGGAAAAAGCCAATACCTGCTCCGCCGCCTTCGAACACTACCTCGACTCCGTGGGATGCGAGTCGCTGGATCGCGCAGGCAACAACATGCAGCTCAAGGGGGTGATTCACGAAATTCTCTTTCGGGACAAGCTGAATCTGAACCCGGTCAACATGTGGAACGGCAAAAGGGCCATGCTCACCAGAAACCCTCATGCCCATGCCGTCGATGTTGTTCAGATGCAGAACGGGAAGAACGTGGGGCGCTATCAGCTCAAGGACTGTACCAGCCCTGCCGGCATCAGAGACACGCTGACAAAAGTTCGCACAAAAAAGTACCACAGCACGAAGCTCATGGGCACGCGGGAAACCGTCGCAGGGTACAACAAAAGCAAAACAACAACGGATCAGCCCATGGAATCCACCAACATTTCCAGCAGCAGAACCACCCGCGTGGCGGACAATGCCGGCGTGCAATGCAAAAACAAGGATCTGCTGTGGAGCAACCTCCAGGACATCGGAGCCTGTTCTGCTCAGAGCGCCGCGCTGGGAGCCGCACTCTCCGGCATGTCCGCTCTGGCGACCGGTATGAAGCGCTGCGCCCGGGGAGAAATCAGCAAGGCGGAGGTGATCGGCAACGTCGTCATTGAAAGCGGCAGAGGGGCCGTGAATGCGGGAGGCACCACGGCGGCCGCCCTTGCGCTGAAGGAGGGGGCAAAGGCCCTGGGACAACGCCTCGGCGGCGAAAGTCTCAAAAAGCTCGCCGGCGGCAACGCCGCCACGGCAGCCGCCTTTGCCGCTGTGGAAATCGGGCAGGAGGCCGTCCGATGCCTGCAGGGCAAATCAACGCCGAAAGATCTGGCCAAGACCTCTCTTTCCGCAACATCTTCCGCCGCGGGCGGATACGGCGGCACGCTTGCGGGCATGGCCCTGGGAACGGCCCTGTGTCCCGGAATCGGCACGGCGCTCTTCGGACTTGCGGGCGCCCTGAGCGGAGGACTCGGAGGAAGAGTGCTCGGCCACGCCATCGGCAGACTTTTTGATTGATGCAGTCGTGCGGGATGCGTGCGCACGCATCCCGCAC includes the following:
- a CDS encoding WavE lipopolysaccharide synthesis family protein, yielding MAQRPLDKDISVVIQGALSAHTPEVLRSVRRFLPASELILSTWKGADVDGLDADVVILNDDPGGCICTRSGIVQNLNRQLVSTREGIRRATRKFVLKLRSDTRLTGSGFLDFWTRFPQREKAFSLFSRRLLVCSFYTRPPFWKKQAYLYHPSDWTSFGLKEDMLLLWDVPPVKEPDFSQYFCREYPDGTWTRFFPEQYFLIACMAKLGVPAGIRSQRDYSEDLALRSQHILLNNFVILDYGKQFTISCAKYPSIYSDSKVQSYRNFLIFYKKYCDCFYPVSRKLVWRELLGIEDALDNIKFHVFRIRRHKNRIFEVLGQSLGILYYIAVVLFRTVIFLYRIIFF
- a CDS encoding HAD-IA family hydrolase — translated: MKIKAVLFDMDGVLIEAKEWHYEALNQALGIFGYEINRFEHLTSYDGLPTRVKLNKLTVEKGLPESLHGFINEMKQQYTIGLIHRFCKPRFNHEYALSRLKAEGYKLAVGSNSIRQTVRLMMEKAKLIQYFDLILSNQDVRHAKPSPEIYLTAMERLGVRPEECVIVEDNENGIRAAIDSGGYVLPVKTVDDVTYENIMTRIHEVEEGAS
- a CDS encoding glycosyltransferase family 2 protein, yielding MLNIVLPMAGRGSRFSKAGYTIPKPFIPIHGVPMIKVVIDNLTPRCDHRFIFICQKKHLETYDVERRLRSYTRNPVIIAVDGITEGQVCTALCARAFFNDEDPLMSANTDQYIDIDINEYLDAMQSRNLDGMIMTMKSTDPKWSYARTDERGLVVETAEKKVISEDATVGIFNFSHGYDMVRAAEKMIADNVRINGEFYTCPCYNYLIKEGKRIGIYPVGREYSGMYGLGIPEDLEFFISHPISRKVIR
- a CDS encoding sugar phosphate nucleotidyltransferase, with translation MNIVFLMGGKNDSRPGSDYPIYMAEVHNHLILENQINYVQDAAPEHVIFCVRKHDIEQYHVDFIARALTDNAVIVPMCGQTKGAICSALLACSYIDNNEELVLCSVDDCVDQPLREILQNFREQQCDAGIVTFRSVHPRYSFVKTDENGTVCEFSEKKPISRNALASIYYFSKGSDFVACAKDVIRKDNAINDKFYISQTLNEMILKQKKITVHHIDNQFFHPMKTEMQLASYLKKLENALESV
- a CDS encoding glycosyltransferase family 4 protein, whose product is MHKRILLCLNRDQSKTFDYSVDPDDAMLMLGGNSGNNVFQYTLQNLLRGEDCQVDIDTDFFADFSAFRARADAISAEYDAMVFSPANVFANYAVDAGLTFWRDNIEKLRIPVYAIGAGAQSDASFSLGFVDEIRDQATAFVRSILNTGGTLGLRGYFTESVVRALGFQDSDYTVIGCPSIFLRGRGLRMEKPKLAREELRVAVNGFRAWNDRAFHRHFREYPGSYFVCQEEFYRLLYAPDKLTWKELQYLSDPSELWLSMYRQDRIALYGDIPAWFEDLKRRKINFSFGCRIHGNILPILAGIPAYLDALDSRVRELGEFFSIPARTFDRNPEDLYELYEQTDYTAFNAGFAARYDNFAAFMSACGLPCSPASGEPPHGVVPRIKDDDKDIVELVAASVSCNPSVFRRDVDARDVVFVAHEFGLYKGHGGIASYLYNICKYLVENTNINVHVISPTVDEACDLLRFKNFAMHHISGNISEQRGKVFSICADIQPQYIEFAEYAALGMNCTMNKASGQDTFKNTLLVTNNHTASRECYEWSSGLPYEYASSSLMQNVAWEKIQMETSDVCIAPSKFLGKYVKKQYRLKDKVLFFMNPFMTKIKNKSELQKELAGKYDLYHYNDSFNITLVTRFEGRKNQKLLVKAFLSLMQASPENIRLFLAGGSTCNPHTGEDYREEVWRSLPEDLKDHVLLYDFLSQSQQEPFMAVTDLTVMPSVFENQPMAMIETAMREIPVIASRYSGCADYLLPEMLFDPFVEGSLAEVVGNFMRKSAEERAAIALIQKRRLSAIISPAVSILPRFSLAPRRTRRGLNLDLQELYHE